Proteins encoded within one genomic window of Besnoitia besnoiti strain Bb-Ger1 chromosome II, whole genome shotgun sequence:
- a CDS encoding hypothetical protein (encoded by transcript BESB_035860) produces the protein MGGDVSADVMAAAAQFRSEDRANGDAVPRFPPFYFEGLRAGEPLLVEGAAARRLEVGDERTQKMAKNRRRMQPNKTPADAKAPNEKKPGASGRQAAPKVSEESLKRAGSRGLPSSQDASWPPFSEASASPGGWLSSSQSHAAPALVRPPLHATSSSPASASSPSSSSSSAGLRRSSRLARGLPAVPPLSSSSSSRPAASPSSASPASEAASASASASLFFFSPCSYSSPALFSSPSSSLSLPSFSSSSTCSAPSVAACASSSSSASTPVASSPAAAFLVFSTPLSSSSPVPSSPSQASRAAAPKLRRVKKKRSGDPAEREKATSRRRERRSGLGEKQETAAREAPPRDAESTQPNDAHSSAPAAGGGSAVQGEARCRESSAEGNAPGERCEASADEAPQTHAREEGRETSAAGAQAGDKNRRESGEREDEAAPTNDAAEPRRGHGKRKRRHDQKVCVKREKITPNGEGGRDECSNQRQGEEVGEDRGERQEECADPSNDAEGAALTRGVSARKRPRLQIAIFVKRERCVSACAASPAGSAAQAAALAAQREDAVSAHSGKELPGLSPASSTRASPPRAAHEAERGPLAGRTKGEGEKNVEKATAQEGDKEARGDGDEDKRRERQANTRSEKTRQASRDRAIESDRPPDRDTGQAAGRDEGAKATEGGDTARLTQSDGANSAPHASLRRDSRHVGQAVLSKREKEHDDDRGKPSTAAVPCPALCVFPSSFRSPRLLPPAAPTLPAALHSSDPTEQDARGEAREAALRTRLPPLCCSASSGAASGEKSSSPILLQDVSSLQQHLIATKEHLLQRLRNRLSACPLALSPLARFSSPVAPVEACPQPPSTLGGSPPLPCASSKTSASGSAHSLSSQSPSSALPYSYSASFCPYTTPARTSGAVRPARSAAPSPPPAPSASFSQPCGSLAASSLSGEPLAPRSPSPGTPSPQPPPVVPSPPAFCERPRVASGERHSAWIGRQPRLSFRDGSSPSPSVGSPSCRRQPTEFAGSGVGDLSFDRALETLQRLRGASTARVGSGRDAADERGGVSDRGRIRDRRDAHVSSARRDRGGEGRQTRRQTSGVLRASGAESVVVVDLEEEEVVERGHAAREAPTVRERDLAASPTSAYPVSSSAPSPADAQGAAQQTTGCAGSTPPPLPLISGGEGAANSCSRSSEPLSAFSSAPIAASSAAASASRLHREVSPSGLLARGVRQQFPPSSCGNQPCGGPSPCAVASPLADASLQAPSLSTSSHSCPASSACPPLLAAPDTLHPPKKTRICFSLRKLPASSPLLIPAEYQRRREALQLEAEEGEIIEFSPPARKLSSCVSSASSSASPPSPVGVSPSSCPVAGLLHAAHSMKTTPAQTGDEALTQGTDGRANGGGGRGGETRKEGGERSPEEKPRRHPAAVHARPTHTKGERAERGDARGKTGELPSHLPLPPRLAIRRRELEEERVVSASAPDRDVPEDSLPRSRPDSPISASTISSARPSGSAASSVSASLSAASAFSPWFSPSSSSVCFAPPLPPPPSLIAQAPNGSLALSAPYASLASLNPPLASMPVSPGSVRPSSALSPSPEAATRREARGRERATRATGHAVPPQRRSRREGSVEADNGETRRNAAQPPRASLRCQLSERGDGRRRGVADEAEERHSEQRDAFTLRAEASRSKGDSEVMRRTERLSPGHAEPGERRKQLNESLTFLYAQFQAEAARSGFSLPDLLGAFGEAFIKTLRGERRRANTHPEATALARRADLSPLSSSLSGADSRSSLSSLSEDLRALSVSSAGEAERTDGGRGAQWSRQRRRTRRGQACAGLAGTGDASCTSSATDDERAEAYLYGRRRSRGRGRFSRSLSASQASSGGDHSPSPSVERRRNAAGKENCERQRRERVRDRRDRWVRALPSPDVRNKGGSVSGSDHEGASASRSISPYGSSEDDSSEAFSSSSLSAEELGARGAVSSGELSVPKWLAARGSRAKQNRRREAGEICRTAACRVKSEFVCRDDAGRPGRAHANHASPVEAGEKTEGATDSRRRPETHPLGSTDSEAARRLRATDAWRRFRRLLARREREEERRRARRRSSASAASASLCVPTPPQRARGADEITHESGEARKRGSSEDRRAEEEPNPRLRGNPHEAAGGEGSPQHVEDSGLPMLSAKTRGGAWSPAAGSDTSSAESKAANAEAQTHACERELRMEAQRRDGELRASEARGQVTDSDRQETVAHELEGAEEPGRQRELARADEAGRRGRGGDTLHLHLGGDAYLLELLLEAKPANGGLSFIEKLRALKRLKGKTMLGK, from the exons ATGGGAGGCGACGTGTCGGCTGATGTTatggctgccgctgcgcagtTTCGAAGCGAGGACCGGGCGAACGGCGACG CTGTCCCGCGATTTCCGCCTTTCTACTTCGAGGGCTTGCGGGCGGGCGAGCCTCTTCTTGTCGAGGGCGCG GCAGCCAGGCGCCTCGAGGTTGGGGacgagaggacgcagaagatGGCGAAAAACCGACGCCGAATGCAACCCAACAAGACGCCagccgacgcgaaggcgccgaatGAGAAAAAACCTGGGGCAAGCGGGAGACAGGCTGCCCCCAAGGTGTCTGAAGAGTCGCTGAAGCGAGCAGGCTCCCGCGGCTTGCCCTCCTCTCAGGATGCCTCCTGGCCTCCCTTCTCGGAGGCCAGCGCGTCCCCGGGGGGGTGGTTGTCGTCCTCGCAGTCTCACGCGGCTCCGGCACTCGTCAGGCCTCCTTTGCATGCgacctcctcgtctcctgcctccgcttcctccccctcctcttcttcctcctcggcgggCCTCCGTCGatcgtcgcgcctcgcgcgaggacTGCCCGCAGTTCCGCCGCtgtcctcgtcctcctcctcgcgtccggcggcgtctccctcgtctgcttcgccagCTTCAgaggctgcctccgcttcaGCGTCggcttctctcttttttttctcgccctGTAGCTACTCTTCTCCAGCTCTgttttcgtctccctcgtcctccctgtcgctgccctccttttcttcttctaGCACTTGCTCCGCTCCTTCCgtggccgcctgcgcgtcgtcttcttcctccgcctcaaCTCCCGTGGCGTCgtctcctgctgcggcgtttCTGGTGTTTTCCACGCCactctcctcctcgtctccggtGCCTTCCAGCCCGTCGcaggcctctcgcgcggccgccccaaAATTGAGGCGCGTCaaaaagaaaagaagcgGGGATCCAGccgagagggagaaggcgacctcgcggcgaagagagcgccgcagTGGCCTCGGAGAGAaacaggagacagcggcgcgggaaGCCCCTCCTCGGGACGCCGAGTCGACGCAGCCGAACGACGCGcacagcagcgcgccggcggctggcgggggATCTGCTGTGCAAGGGGAAGCGAGGTGCAGGGAGAGCTCGGCGGAAGGAAACGCGCCTGGCGAGCGCTGCGAGGCCTcagcagacgaggcgccgcagacgcacgcacgcgaggaaggccgagagacctccgcagcgggcgcgcaaGCTGGGGACAAGAACAGGAGAGAaagcggcgagcgagaagacgaagcggctCCGACGAACGATGCAGCGGAGCCACGGAGAGGCCACGGAaagcggaagaggaggcacgACCAAAAGGTATGCgtgaagcgagaaaaaatcACGCCAAATGGGGAAGGCGGAAGGGACGAATGCAGCAATCAGCGACAAGGCGAGGAAGTCGGAGAGGaccgaggagagagacaagagGAATGCGCAGATCCGAGcaacgacgcggagggcgccgccctgACGCGgggagtctccgcgcggaaACGGCCGCGTCTTCAAATTGCCATCTTTGTCAAACGGGAGAGATGCGTCAGCGCCTGTGCAGCGTCCCCAGCGGGttcggccgcgcaggccgcggctctcgctgcgcagagagaggacgccgtTTCAGCTCACTCCGGGAAAGAGCTCCCAGGGCTTAGTCCCGCCTCGTctacgcgcgcgtcgccgccccgagccgcgcacgaagcggagagagggcCCCTGGCAGGACGGACgaagggcgagggagagaaaaacgtCGAAAAGGCGACGGCTCAAGAAGGAGACAAGGAAGCACGTGGCGATGGCGACGAAGAcaagcggagagagcgacaggcCAACACACGCTCGGAGAAGACTAGGCAAGCCAGTCGTGACCGCGCGATAGAGAGCGACCGACCTCCTGACAGAGACACGGGGCAAGCTgcagggagagacgaaggcgcgaaggcgacagaaggcggcgacacgGCGAGACTGACTCAAAGTGACGGAGCGAACTCAGCACCTCACGCGTCCCTTCGGCGCGACTCTCGGCATGTAGGACAGGCCGTGCTGtccaagagagagaaggagcaCGACGACGACAGAGGAAAGCCCTCGACGGCTGCCGTGCCCTGCCCTGCGCTTTGCGTGTTTCCCTCTTCTTTTCGCTCacctcgtcttctgccgccagctgcgcccaCTCTCCCCGCCGCCTTGCACTCTAGCGACCCGACTGAACAAGACGCAaggggcgaagcgcgcgaggcagcgctcCGCACTCGCTTGCCGCCTTTGTGctgctctgcttcctcgggTGCCGCCAGCGGTGAAAAGTCTTCGTCTCCTATTTTGCTGCAGGACGTCTCCAGTCTCCAACAGCACCTGATCGCGACGAAGGAACAtctgctgcagaggctgcggaaCCGACTCAGTGCCTGTCCCCtggcgctctctcctctAGCGCGATTCTCTTCCCCGGTCGCCCCTGTGGAGGCCTGTCCCCAGCCTCCCTCCACTCTCGggggctcgcctccgctgccctgTGCGTCCTCGAAGACGTCCGCGTCTGGGTCCGCGCATTCCTTGTCTTCTcagtcgccttcctccgcgctccCTTATTCGTACTCTGCGTCGTTCTGTCCGTACACCACACCTGCGCGGACTTCAGGCGCTGTGAGGCCCGCGAGGTCAGCGGCGCCCAGCCCACCGCCGGCTCCTTCGGCGTCTTTCTCTCAACCTTGTGGGTctctcgccgcgtcttcgctctctggcgagcccctcgcgcctcgatCTCCTTCTCCAGGGACCCCTTCACCCCAGCCGCCCCCGGTGGTGCCGTCCCCCCCGGCCTTCTGTGAGAGACCACGAGTCGCCTCGGGCGAGCGTCACTCTGCGTGGAtcggccgccagccgcggcttTCTTTCCGCGACGGAagttcgccttctccctccgtCGGCTCTCCGTCGTGCCGACGACAGCCTACGGAATTTGCGGGAAGTGGGGTCGGCGACCTCTCGTTTGACCGAGCCTTGGAGACccttcagcgcctccgcggcgcgtcgaccGCGCGGGTGGGCTCCGGAAgggacgccgcagacgagaggggcggcgtctccgacAGGGGCCGAATCCGAGACAGGCGAGATGCGCATGTCTcaagcgcgcggagggacaggggaggagaggggagACAGACTCGGCGGCAAACTTCCGGCGTGCTCCGAGCGAGTGGAGCTGAGAGCGTTGTAGTCGTAGAcctcgaagaagaggaggtcGTTGAGAGGGGACACgctgcgagggaggcgccaaCCGTGAGAGAACGCGAtctggcggcctctccgACGAGTGCCTATCCGGTGTCTTCatccgcgccctctcccgcAGATGCGCAAGGTGCAGCGCAGCAGACTACAGGGTGCGCGGGTTCCACGCCACCCCCCCTGCCGCTGATTTCTGGCGGGGAAGGCGCCGCCAATTCTTGTTCTCGGTCTTCAGAGCCCctttctgctttttcttccgcgcccatcgctgcgtcgtctgctgctgcctcggcttcgcgtcttcACCGGGAGGTTAGCCCCTCCGGTCTCTTGGCTCGCGGCGTTCGTCAGCAGTTTCCTCCATCGTCTTGTGGGAATCAACCCTGTGGCGGGCCTTCGCCCTGtgctgtcgcctcgcccttGGCCGACGCTTCGCTGCAGGCCCCTTCCTTGTCTACGTCCTCGCATTCCTGccctgcctcgtctgcttgtccgcctctcctcgctgctccTGATACCCTTCATCCGCCGAAGAAGACTCGCATCTGCTTCAGCTTGCGCAAGCTCCCTGCGTCGAGCCCGCTCCTCATCCCCGCGGAGTaccagcgacgccgcgaggccttgcagctggaggcggaggaaggagaaatCATCGAGTTCTCTCCTCCAGCCCGCAAGCTCTCCTcatgcgtctcctccgcctcgtcgtcggcctctcccccttcccctgtcggcgtctcgccttcttcgtgtCCTGTCGCAGGGCTTCTACACGCTGCGCACAGCATGAAGACGACTCCAGCGCAGACTGGAGATGAGGCTCTGACCCAGGGCACAGATGGAAGGGCGAACGgtggcggagggcgcggaggcgagacaaggaaggagggcggagaaCGGTCGCCGGAAGAAAAACCGAGGCGCCACCCTGCTGCCGTACATGCGCGACCTACCCACACgaagggcgagagagcggagagaggagacgcgcggggCAAGACAGGTGAGTTGCCGTCACATCttccccttcctcctcgcttggcgattcggcgccgcgaactcgaagaagaaagagtgGTCTCAGCGAGTGCGCCAGACAGAGACGTGCCTGAGGACTCACTGCCACGATCGCGACCCGACAGCCCTATCTCCGCTTCGACTATCTCGTCGGCGCGCCCCTccggctccgccgcgtcttctgtttCTGCGTCCCTTTCCGCCGCATCTGCGTTTTCACCTTGgttttctccctcctcctcatcCGTttgcttcgcgccgccgctgcccccccccccgtcgcTGATCGCTCAGGCGCCCAACGGGTCGCTCGCTCTCAGCGCCCCGtatgcctctctcgcctcactgaatcctcctctcgcctctaTGCCTGTGTCGCCCGGCTCCGTTCGGCCTTCGTCGGCGCTGTCTCCGAGCCcagaagcagcgacgcgccgagaggcacgcgggagagaacgggcgacgcgggcgactgGACACGCAGTCCCTCCGCAACGAAGGAgccggcgagaaggcagcgTAGAGGCAGACAACGGAGAGACAAGGAGAAATGCggcacagccgccgcgggcgtctcttCGATGCCAACTGAGCGAGCGTGGAgacgggaggaggaggggcgtcgctgacgaggcagaggagcgacACAGCGAGCAGCGAGATGCGTTCACTttgcgcgcggaggcgagtcgGTCTAAGGGCGACTCGGAAGTGATGAGAAGAACCGAGCGTTTGTCTCCAGGTCATGCGGAGccgggagagaggaggaagcagctgAATGAAAGCTTGACTTTTCTGTATGCGCAGTTTCAAGCGGAGGCCGCTCGCTCAGGCTTCTCGCTTCCTGACCTACTCGGCGCCTTCGGTGAGGCCTTCATCAAGActctgcgcggagagaggagaagagcaaACACACAcccagaggcgacagcgcttgcgcgtcgcgcggatctgtctccgctgtcgtcttctctctctggcgctgattcgcgctcctctctctcgagtcTTTCCGAGGACCTGAGGGCACTGTCGGtttcctccgcaggcgaggcagaacGAAcagacggcgggcgcggagcgcAATGGAGccgacagaggaggcgaactcGGCGCGGCCAGGCCTGCGCGGGGCTTGCAGGCACCGGAGACGCGAGTTGCACTAGCAGCGCAACAGACGACGAGCGAGCAGAGGCCTACCTTtacggcaggcgccgcagtcgcggcaGAGGGCGCTTTTCGCGtagtctctctgcgtcgcaggcgtcCTCAGGCGGGGACCACAGCCCCTCGCCTAGTGTCGAGAGACGTCGAAACGCAGCAGGGAAAGAGAActgcgagagacagcggcgggaGAGAGTGAGGGACAGAAGGGACAGGTGGGTGCGCGCCCTGCCGTCGCCAGATGTACGAAACAAAGGAGGAAGCGTCTCCGGTTCCGATCACGaaggcgccagcgcgtcgcgaAGCATCAGTCCATACGGgagcagcgaggacgacagTAGCGAGGCGTTTAGCTCATCGTCGCTGAGCGCTGAGGAGCTTGGTGCACGAGGAGCGGTGAGCAGCGGAGAACTCAGCGTGCCCAAATGGCTTGCGGCGAGAGGGAGTAGAGCGAAGCAGAACCGAAGACGAGAGGCAGGTGAAATCTGCAGGACCGCGGCATGCCGTGTCAAGAGCGAATTTgtctgcagagacgacgcagggcgacccggccgcgcgcatgcgaatCATGCGTCGCCGGTGGAGGCGGGTGAGAAGACCGAAGGAGCGACTGACAGCAGGCGGAGACCTGAGACTCACCCCCTCGGTTCCACAGATTcagaagccgcgaggcgactgCGAGCGACCGACGCCTGGCGACGATTtcggcggctgctcgcccgaagagagcgagaggaagaacgcagacgagcgcggcgccgaagcagcgcgtcggccgcctctgcttccctcTGCGTTccaacgccgccgcagcgcgcgcgcg